ACAATCTGACTTTCATTTCGGCGCTCATTATCTTGTTCTCCTTGGTCTGCCTGCTTGCAACATTGCGGGCTCTGGTGGCTTGGGAAAAGCCGTTCACGAAAGGCGAACGATGGATCACCGCGCTGACCTTTAGTGCGTTGGCGGCGTGGTTGACTGTCGCATCGACCGTGAACATCACGGCTGCGCTTAAATATCACGGTGTCGGTGCAGGTAGTTCCTACCCGATGCTCGCAGCTGCAATAGTTCTCGTGGCCGGCCTGATCGGCTCGGCGGCAGCGACAGGAGCGCGCGGCAACCCTTGGTACTCGGTGGTGATTTTGTGGGCAATGCTGGCGATCTACTTCAAAGGCGGCCAGGAGCATTTCGCTATTGCCGTTGCAACCGGCCTATCGACGCTGATGGTCGCGTTTAGCTGTCTTAGAAAGTTAAGCGGCCGCTCTGACCGCCAGCACTGGCTAGGGTTCTAAGCCCGGCCGATACTGGAATATTCAAAGCCCGCTGCGCGAACATCATCCGGCTGATAGATATTGCGCAGGTCAATCAGGACTGGTGCGTTGGCGAGTTCTTTTACACGGCCAAGGTCGAGTGCACGGAAAGCGTCCCATTCGGTCACAATGGCAATCGCATCCGCACCTTCGATAGCGGCATAGGGGCTCTCCTTCATTGCGACTTCAGGCATTAGCGGGGCCGCCACTTCCATCCCTTCCGGATCATAGGCAGCTACGCTCACGCCTGCATCATGCAGTGTCTGGGCAATGGCAATCGCGGGGCTGTCGCGCATATCGTCTGTATTCGGTTTGAATGTCAGGCCAAGCAGCGCGACACTCTTGCCGCGAGCTTCATCCGGACCGCCCAGCGCATCAACGACCTTGCGGCCCATGGCGCGTTTGCGTGTCTCATTGGTTTTGACCACAGCTTCGACGATGCGAACGGGGCTTTCGTAATCCTCTGCGGTTTTGAGAAGCGCCAGCGTATCTTTGGGGAAGCATGATCCGCCATAGCCCGGGCCAGCGTTGAGGAATTTCGGCCCAATCCGCCCATCGCTGCCGATTCCGCGGCTGACATCCTGCACGTTTGCACCCACTTTCTCGCACAGATCAGCCATTTCATTGATGAAAGTGATTTTGGTCGCGAGGAATGCATTGGCGGCGTATTTGATTAGCTCGGCGCTGCGGCGGCTAGTGAACAGGATCGGCGATTCGTTAAGGAAGAGCGGGCGATAGACTTCGCGCATAATCTCGCGGCCAAACTCGCTTTCGGCACCGATCACTATCCGGTCGGGGCGTTTAAAATCGCCAATAGCCGCGCCTTCTCGCAGGAACTCCGGATTGGAGACGACTGCGACCTGATGCGATGTGCCGCTGTCGCCGAGGATCCGCTCGACTTCGTCTCCAGTCCCTACAGGCACAGTGGATTTGGTCACAACAACCGCATCATTTGCCAGGTTTGCGCCGACTTCCTCCGCAACGGCATAGACGAAGGAGAGATCGGCATGGCCATCGCCCCGGCGGCTCGGCGTGCCGACCGCAATGAAAATCGCTGAAGCGCCATCAATCCCTTCGGCCAGATCGGTGGTGAAAGACAGTCGGCCCGCTTTGACATTTGCGCCAACGAGTTCGGCTAGACCCGGCTCGTAAATGGGCATCACGCCTTCGTGCAGGCGGTCGATCTTCGTCTGATCCTTGTCGATGCAGACCACGTCATGCCCGAAATCGGCGAAACATGCGCCCGAGACGAGGCCGACATAGCCCGATCCGACCATTGCGATTTTCATGGCTGTTTATCCTTCATGTTCGGCCTTCATCCTGCGCTTGCAAATGGACGATCTTGGCGCCGCCTTTTTTCTTCTTTGCGACCGCCTGCATATAGCGCCTTGTGTCGCCTTCTAGGACCAGCGCGGTCAATGTGCCAAATTTGTAGGCACCGGTATCGATACCGATGCGGTTCTTCCGTTCTTCAATCTCTTCAGTGATAGTGTGCCCGTGGACCACGATGTGTGAATGCCGATCCTTATGATCGAGGAATTTGTCCCGAATCCAGCGCAATTCCCGCGGCTTCTGCTCATCGAGTGAGCGGTTTGGATTGATCCCTGCATGGACGAACACATAGTCGCCAATGATGATCATATCTTCAAACCGCTTGAGGAACTTGCGATCGCTCTTGGGGACCTTCTTCTTTATTAGCTTCTGCAGCTCTTCGGTCGAAGAATTGTTGAACTCCTTTTCGCTCACGCCGTAGCTCAAGATTGTTTCGCGGCCGCCATGCTTCAGGAAATGGCGCATGACTTCCAGATCATCGAATGAATCGAGGAACATCTCTTCGTGATTACCGAAAAGGTAACGGATATCGCGATATTCTTCCCAGAGCTGCGCCAATTGAATGACGCCAGCGCTTTGCGGGCCGCGATCAACTAGATCGCCAAGCAGGATGATGGTTGTATTGGCTGCGCCAGATTGCTTGTCATCCTCCTCTATCGCACGCACCAAAGCCTCGAACAGGTCTAGGCGGCCATGAATGTCGCCAATGACATAGAGTCGTTCACCATCGGGCACGCGGGCGCGCTTCTTTTTGGCCTTGCCGTTAAAGATTTTGAGGATCGGTTTTAACATCGGGCCTTAGGGCGGTGGTGTAAGCGTCTCGAATAGTGTTGCGGGACATAGGGATAGAAAGGGCAGGCCGCAATCGGTGTAATTTCCTCTACCGGCGGCCGATCTGATGCAAAAAGTCCACACAAATACCCGCTTTGTCCGGACTCAGTTTAATTCTCTTGTGCGGCGCAGCATTTCACGGCAAGTTTGTTTCAGATTTACACGAGATCGCACATCAAAAAGAGGCGGCCGGTAAATTGCAGGTGGGACGTAGCACTGTTCACCAACCAAGGAATTTGGCTATGCTTACGTCCATTCGCGGTCTTACCGCCGCAACTCTTGCAGCGTTTGCTGCACTTTCTGCCGCTCCTGCCCTCGCGCAGGATGAGGAAGAAGAATCCGGCCCAATCGAAGTTACGGCCAATGTCGCCATGACGAGCGAATACCGTTTCCGCGGCGTCGATCTGTCTGGTGGCGAGCTCGCCATCCAAGGCGGTGTCGATGTTGCACACGAATCGGGTTTTTACATCGGTACTTGGGCTTCATCGCTTGACGAGACCACTGTTGGTTTCGGCAGCACCGAGCTCGACATCTATGGCGGCTGGAGCGGTGATGTCACCGAAGGTGTTTCGATCGATGTCGGCGCTATTCA
This genomic window from Pontixanthobacter aestiaquae contains:
- a CDS encoding UDP-glucose dehydrogenase family protein; this encodes MKIAMVGSGYVGLVSGACFADFGHDVVCIDKDQTKIDRLHEGVMPIYEPGLAELVGANVKAGRLSFTTDLAEGIDGASAIFIAVGTPSRRGDGHADLSFVYAVAEEVGANLANDAVVVTKSTVPVGTGDEVERILGDSGTSHQVAVVSNPEFLREGAAIGDFKRPDRIVIGAESEFGREIMREVYRPLFLNESPILFTSRRSAELIKYAANAFLATKITFINEMADLCEKVGANVQDVSRGIGSDGRIGPKFLNAGPGYGGSCFPKDTLALLKTAEDYESPVRIVEAVVKTNETRKRAMGRKVVDALGGPDEARGKSVALLGLTFKPNTDDMRDSPAIAIAQTLHDAGVSVAAYDPEGMEVAAPLMPEVAMKESPYAAIEGADAIAIVTEWDAFRALDLGRVKELANAPVLIDLRNIYQPDDVRAAGFEYSSIGRA
- a CDS encoding metallophosphoesterase, with protein sequence MLKPILKIFNGKAKKKRARVPDGERLYVIGDIHGRLDLFEALVRAIEEDDKQSGAANTTIILLGDLVDRGPQSAGVIQLAQLWEEYRDIRYLFGNHEEMFLDSFDDLEVMRHFLKHGGRETILSYGVSEKEFNNSSTEELQKLIKKKVPKSDRKFLKRFEDMIIIGDYVFVHAGINPNRSLDEQKPRELRWIRDKFLDHKDRHSHIVVHGHTITEEIEERKNRIGIDTGAYKFGTLTALVLEGDTRRYMQAVAKKKKGGAKIVHLQAQDEGRT